The following is a genomic window from Chloroflexota bacterium.
GCCTCCAGGGCAACGGTTAGACGACTCTCCTGCACCGCCTCAGCCGATATGCCCATCAAGCGGCCTAGCTCGCCGGCATGCGGCGTTAGAACCGCCCTCCTGGGTAGGATCTCCCACCAGACGGGGACGCTGGCTAAGCCGTTTAATCCGTCAGCATCGATCACCATGTTGATAGCCATAGGATCGGGCGATACAGCCTCGCCCGCTGACGACAACGCGCGCAGGACCTGCTCCAGCAAAGCGACCGTAGAGGGATGTTGTCCTAGCCCAGGCCCAACCAAGAGGACCTGACATCTGAGCATTGCGCTGAGCAACTGCTCCTTTGCCTCTACCCCCAAGACACCAGGCTCTACCTCAGGCAAGGGTAGGAAGGTGGATTCGGTGAGCTTGCTGGCCAAGACGGGATGCAGACTACGCGCCAGGGCCAGCGTTACCAATCCAGCACCTACCCGCATGGCCCCGGAACAGGCCAGATAGGCGGCCCCGGTATAGTGGACTGATCCAGCGACCACTAAGACCCGGCCGAAGGTGCCTTTATGTCCCCAACGGGGGCGTTCCGGCAACAGCTCCTTTATCCACTCCGCAGTGAGCATCTCCAGGGAGGATTCGACCACTACGCCCGCAGGCAATCCAATATCACCCACAACCAACTCCCCCACGAAGGCGGCCCCAGGCAGGAGGAAGAGCCCTATCTTGGGATAGCCAAGGGTCACGGTGAGATCAGCACGTAGCGTATTCTCATCGACCGCTCCCGTATCACTGTTCAGTCCACTCGGTATATCTACGGCGATTGCCTGGCAACCTGCTCTCTTTTCGGCCCTAACTGTTCGCAACAGGGCAGCAAGCGAGCCACTGATCGGTCGTGACTTCCCCGTCCCCAATAAGGCATCGATAATCAGGGATGACTCCCTTACCTCGTCTCGCAAAATCTTCTGCTCAGGGTCCTCCGCCGCGCATATGCACGGAATACCCTGAGCCAGGACAGCCTGAAAATTTGGGTCAGCCGCAGTGTTCCGGTTCCAAAGATAGACCACGACCGGCATCCCGGCCTCGCAGAGGTAACGCGCCGCCACTAATCCATCCCCGCCATTATTGCCGGGCCCGACCAGGACGAGGGACTTGATCCGTCGCGGATCAGTGACCCGCTTCAGAATAGCTTTGGCCACGGCGTGGCCAGCATTTTCCATAAGCAAGTCCGTACCAACTCCCAGGAACTCAGCCTGGCGCTC
Proteins encoded in this region:
- a CDS encoding NAD(P)H-hydrate dehydratase translates to MKIVTAEQMQVIERQAEFLGVGTDLLMENAGHAVAKAILKRVTDPRRIKSLVLVGPGNNGGDGLVAARYLCEAGMPVVVYLWNRNTAADPNFQAVLAQGIPCICAAEDPEQKILRDEVRESSLIIDALLGTGKSRPISGSLAALLRTVRAEKRAGCQAIAVDIPSGLNSDTGAVDENTLRADLTVTLGYPKIGLFLLPGAAFVGELVVGDIGLPAGVVVESSLEMLTAEWIKELLPERPRWGHKGTFGRVLVVAGSVHYTGAAYLACSGAMRVGAGLVTLALARSLHPVLASKLTESTFLPLPEVEPGVLGVEAKEQLLSAMLRCQVLLVGPGLGQHPSTVALLEQVLRALSSAGEAVSPDPMAINMVIDADGLNGLASVPVWWEILPRRAVLTPHAGELGRLMGISAEAVQESRLTVALEAARRCQRTVVLKGAYTIIASPDGQAAINPLASPGLASAGTGDVLAGAIAGLMAQGLEPQAAAIAGVYLHGQAGAMVADDLGDAGMLAGDLLLALPKAIKELKQQSPAERSH